The following proteins are co-located in the Equus caballus isolate H_3958 breed thoroughbred chromosome 15, TB-T2T, whole genome shotgun sequence genome:
- the PCBP1 gene encoding poly(rC)-binding protein 1 encodes MDAGVTESGLNVTLTIRLLMHGKEVGSIIGKKGESVKRIREESGARINISEGNCPERIITLTGPTNAIFKAFAMIIDKLEEDINSSMTNSTAASRPPVTLRLVVPATQCGSLIGKGGCKIKEIRESTGAQVQVAGDMLPNSTERAITIAGVPQSVTECVKQICLVMLETLSQSPQGRVMTIPYQPMPASSPVICAGGQDRCSDAAGYPHATHDLEGPPLDAYSIQGQHTISPLDLAKLNQVARQQSHFAMMHGGTGFAGIDSSSPEVKGYWASLDASTQTTHELTIPNNLIGCIIGRQGANINEIRQMSGAQIKIANPVEGSSGRQVTITGSAASISLAQYLINARLSSEKGMGCS; translated from the coding sequence ATGGATGCCGGTGTGACTGAAAGTGGACTAAATGTGACTCTCACCATTCGGCTGCTTATGCACGGAAAGGAAGTAGGAAGCATCATTGGGAAGAAAGGGGAGTCGGTTAAGAGGATCCGCGAGGAGAGTGGCGCGCGGATCAACATCTCGGAGGGGAATTGCCCGGAGAGAATCATCACTCTGACCGGCCCCACCAATGCCATCTTTAAGGCCTTCGCTATGATCATCGACAAGCTGGAAGAAGATATCAACAGCTCCATGACCAACAGCACGGCGGCCAGCAGGCCCCCGGTCACCCTGAGGCTCGTGGTGCCGGCCACCCAGTGCGGCTCCCTGATTGGGAAAGGCGGGTGTAAGATCAAAGAGATCCGCGAGAGTACGGGGGCCCAGGTCCAGGTGGCGGGGGATATGCTGCCCAACTCCACCGAGCGGGCCATCACCATTGCTGGCGTGCCGCAGTCTGTCACCGAGTGTGTCAAGCAGATCTGCCTGGTCATGCTGGAGACGCTCTCCCAGTCTCCGCAAGGGAGAGTCATGACCATTCCGTACCAGCCCATGCCGGCCAGCTCTCCAGTCATCTGCGCGGGCGGCCAAGATCGGTGCAGCGACGCTGCGGGCTACCCCCACGCCACCCATGACCTGGAGGGACCACCTCTAGATGCCTACTCGATTCAAGGACAACACACCATTTCTCCGCTCGATCTGGCCAAGCTGAACCAGGTGGCAAGACAACAGTCTCACTTTGCCATGATGCACGGCGGGACCGGATTCGCCGGAATTGACTCCAGCTCTCCAGAGGTGAAAGGCTATTGGGCAAGTTTGGATGCATCTACTCAAACCACCCATGAACTCACCATTCCAAATAACTTAATTGGCTGCATAATCGGGCGCCAAGGCGCCAACATTAATGAGATCCGCCAGATGTCCGGGGCCCAGATCAAAATTGCCAATCCAGTGGAAGGCTCTTCTGGTAGGCAGGTTACTATCACTGGCTCTGCTGCCAGTATTAGTCTGGCCCAATATCTAATCAATGCCAGGCTTTCTTCTGAGAAGGGCATGGGGTGCAGCTAG